CCGGTCGTCCCAGTCCAGCGAAAGGCGCTCGAAGCGGCCCAGCGACGCGCGCCGCACCAGCACCCACACCTGTGCCTGGGGATCGGACTCCAACAGACGGGCAACCACTCGGCGACCAATAAACCCGGTACCGCCGGTAACGACATACCGCATGCCGCCCATCGTGGCGGCATCACACCGCCCGCGTCAACCCCCGTGTAATCAAGTAATCAAGGTCAGCTGAAGCTGCGCACGCCGTCCCACTCCACCATCGTCCACCCGGTGGTCGGGCTTCCGGTGACCACCACGCGTCCGACGTTGGGCAACGGATGGGTGCTCAGCAGACCGGTTTTGGGATTCTTGACGTTCATCAGCGTCCACACCATGATCGCGTTCCCCTGCGAGAACACCACGGGCTTGTGGTGGCCGCTGTCGTAGATCTTGCGGATCGCGGCGGAGAACTGCGAGTTGAAGTCGGAGCCGTTGATCGAGCCGGGGATGGCATTCTGCACGTCGCCGTCCACCACCCAGTGGGTGGGCGCCAGCATGTAGGTGCTGTTCGACATCGACTCCGGCTTGCCGTTGAACCAGCCGGCGTTGATCGACCGCAGGCCCTGCACCACCTCGGCCTGCCTGCCGATGCTGCCGGCCAGCGGGGCCGCGGTCTGCTGATCGGCGGCCATCGGCGAGGTGTAGACGCTGTCGAAGTCGTTGTGCCCTTGGTGGGCGAGCTGCTGGGCCTGGCCCTGTCCGTCGGGGGTGAGCCCGGGGCCGGGCTCGGCGGTGTCGATG
The nucleotide sequence above comes from Mycobacterium kiyosense. Encoded proteins:
- the lpqD gene encoding histidine phosphatase family protein; the protein is MLVAAVLVGACGGGSPQARSITLTFIRNAQSQANADGIIDTAEPGPGLTPDGQGQAQQLAHQGHNDFDSVYTSPMAADQQTAAPLAGSIGRQAEVVQGLRSINAGWFNGKPESMSNSTYMLAPTHWVVDGDVQNAIPGSINGSDFNSQFSAAIRKIYDSGHHKPVVFSQGNAIMVWTLMNVKNPKTGLLSTHPLPNVGRVVVTGSPTTGWTMVEWDGVRSFS